From the Carassius gibelio isolate Cgi1373 ecotype wild population from Czech Republic chromosome B25, carGib1.2-hapl.c, whole genome shotgun sequence genome, one window contains:
- the LOC128013845 gene encoding excitatory amino acid transporter 2-like isoform X2: MPKHVEVRMHESHLEPIEARPSSKLRTICQKMCKNLLLTLTVMGVILGAVSGMLLRVASPIDDNIVMVIAFPGDILMRMLKMLILPLIISSLITGLAGLDAKSSGRLGTRAMIYYMTTTIIAAVLGVILVLLIHPGNPKLKENLGEGAKNDDVSSLDAFFDLIRNLFPENLVQACFQQIQTVVKKVEVQPDFDDTNSTDYLSNATKPPPIFKDKKSLQYKSGMNVLGIIGFFIAFGICMGKMGEKARLMIDFFNILNEIVMKLVIMIMWYSPFGIACLICGKIISIKDLEVVGRQLGMYMVTVIIGLIIHGAIFLPCIYFAIVRKNPFSFFMGIFQAWITALGTASSAGTLPVTFRCLEENLGIDKRVTRFVLPVGATINMDGTALYEAVAAIFIAQMNGIVLDPGQIVTVSLTATLASVGAASIPSAGLVTMLLILTAVGLPTQDISLLVAVDWLLDRFRTSVNVVGDSYGAGIVYHLSKAELDALDAQHAKSDDIEMMTKTQTYYDDLKNHHENNSNQ; this comes from the exons ATGCCGAAGCACGTGGAGGTAAGGATGCATGAAAGCCACCTGGAGCCCATCGAGGCGAGGCCAAGCTCCAAATTGAGAACAATATGTCAGAAGATGTGCAAGAACCTGCTGCTCACGCTGACTGTGATGG GTGTGATTTTGGGAGCTGTTTCTGGTATGCTGCTGCGTGTTGCTTCCCCGATCGATGACAATATTGTGATGGTAATTGCCTTCCCTGGAGATATTCTAATGAGGATGCTAAAAATGCTCATCCTTCCCTTAATCATCTCCAGCTTAATCACAG GTCTAGCTGGTCTGGATGCAAAGTCAAGTGGTCGTCTGGGTACCAGAGCCATGATTTATTACATGACCACTACTATCATTGCTGCTGTGCTGGGGGTCATCCTGGTGCTCCTCATCCACCCCGGAAACCCAAAACTCAAGGAGAACCTAGGAGAAGGAGCCAAGAATGATGATGTTTCCAGTCTTGATGCCTTTTTTGACCTTATCAGAAACCTCTTCCCTGAGAACTTGGTTCAGGCTTGCTTCCAGCAG ATCCAGACCGTGGTGAAGAAGGTAGAAGTTCAACCTGATTTCGATGACACCAACAGCACTGACTATCTGTCCAATGCCACCAAACCACCCCCTATTTTCAAAGACAAGAAATCTCTTCAGTACAAGAGCGGAATGAACGTTCTGG GTATAATTGGATTCTTCATTGCTTTTGGTATTTGCATGGGCAAGATGGGAGAGAAAGCTAGGCTCATGATTGACTTCTTCAACATACTCAATGAGATTGTGATGAAGCTGGTTATCATGATCATGTG GTACTCTCCCTTTGGCATTGCCTGCTTGATCTGTGGAAAGATCATCTCTATCAAAGATCTGGAGGTGGTGGGCAGGCAGCTGGGGATGTACATGGTGACAGTTATTATTGGTCTGATCATCCATGGTGCCATATTCCTGCCATGCATCTACTTTGCAATTGTACGGAAAAATCCCTTCTCGTTCTTCATGGGCATCTTCCAGGCCTGGATCACAGCTCTGGGCACAGCCTCTAG TGCTGGCACTCTGCCCGTAACGTTCCGGTGTCTTGAGGAAAACCTTGGTATTGACAAGAGAGTTACACGTTTTGTGCTTCCTGTTGGAGCAACCATTAACATGGATGGAACAGCCCTCTATGAGGCTGTGGCTGCCATTTTTATTGCCCAGATGAATGGAATTGTTTTAGATCCTGGTCAAATCGTCACTGTCAG TCTCACAGCAACCCTTGCCAGTGTTGGGGCAGCTAGTATCCCCAGTGCCGGACTGGTCACCATGTTGCTCATTCTGACGGCTGTTGGACTTCCTACCCAAGACATCAGTCTGCTGGTGGCTGTTGACTGGCTTCT GGATCGTTTCCGTACCTCAGTGAATGTAGTTGGAGACTCATATGGGGCTGGCATCGTCTACCATCTGTCCAAGGCAGAGCTGGATGCTCTGGACGCCCAACATGCAAAGTCTGATGACATAGAGATGATGACCAAGACCCAGACCTACTATGATGACCTCAAAAACCATCATGAAAACAACTCCAACCA
- the LOC128013845 gene encoding excitatory amino acid transporter 2-like isoform X3, with product MPKHVEVRMHESHLEPIEARPSSKLRTICQKMCKNLLLTLTVMGVILGAVSGMLLRVASPIDDNIVMVIAFPGDILMRMLKMLILPLIISSLITGLAGLDAKSSGRLGTRAMIYYMTTTIIAAVLGVILVLLIHPGNPKLKENLGEGAKNDDVSSLDAFFDLIRNLFPENLVQACFQQIQTVVKKVEVQPDFDDTNSTDYLSNATKPPPIFKDKKSLQYKSGMNVLGIIGFFIAFGICMGKMGEKARLMIDFFNILNEIVMKLVIMIMWYSPFGIACLICGKIISIKDLEVVGRQLGMYMVTVIIGLIIHGAIFLPCIYFAIVRKNPFSFFMGIFQAWITALGTASSAGTLPVTFRCLEENLGIDKRVTRFVLPVGATINMDGTALYEAVAAIFIAQMNGIVLDPGQIVTVSLTATLASVGAASIPSAGLVTMLLILTAVGLPTQDISLLVAVDWLLDRFRTSVNVVGDSYGAGIVYHLSKAELDALDAQHAKSDDIEMMTKTQTYYDDLKNHHENNSNQCVYAAQNSVLLDDCQVTLAATNGSTAEYTLDEEDPWKND from the exons ATGCCGAAGCACGTGGAGGTAAGGATGCATGAAAGCCACCTGGAGCCCATCGAGGCGAGGCCAAGCTCCAAATTGAGAACAATATGTCAGAAGATGTGCAAGAACCTGCTGCTCACGCTGACTGTGATGG GTGTGATTTTGGGAGCTGTTTCTGGTATGCTGCTGCGTGTTGCTTCCCCGATCGATGACAATATTGTGATGGTAATTGCCTTCCCTGGAGATATTCTAATGAGGATGCTAAAAATGCTCATCCTTCCCTTAATCATCTCCAGCTTAATCACAG GTCTAGCTGGTCTGGATGCAAAGTCAAGTGGTCGTCTGGGTACCAGAGCCATGATTTATTACATGACCACTACTATCATTGCTGCTGTGCTGGGGGTCATCCTGGTGCTCCTCATCCACCCCGGAAACCCAAAACTCAAGGAGAACCTAGGAGAAGGAGCCAAGAATGATGATGTTTCCAGTCTTGATGCCTTTTTTGACCTTATCAGAAACCTCTTCCCTGAGAACTTGGTTCAGGCTTGCTTCCAGCAG ATCCAGACCGTGGTGAAGAAGGTAGAAGTTCAACCTGATTTCGATGACACCAACAGCACTGACTATCTGTCCAATGCCACCAAACCACCCCCTATTTTCAAAGACAAGAAATCTCTTCAGTACAAGAGCGGAATGAACGTTCTGG GTATAATTGGATTCTTCATTGCTTTTGGTATTTGCATGGGCAAGATGGGAGAGAAAGCTAGGCTCATGATTGACTTCTTCAACATACTCAATGAGATTGTGATGAAGCTGGTTATCATGATCATGTG GTACTCTCCCTTTGGCATTGCCTGCTTGATCTGTGGAAAGATCATCTCTATCAAAGATCTGGAGGTGGTGGGCAGGCAGCTGGGGATGTACATGGTGACAGTTATTATTGGTCTGATCATCCATGGTGCCATATTCCTGCCATGCATCTACTTTGCAATTGTACGGAAAAATCCCTTCTCGTTCTTCATGGGCATCTTCCAGGCCTGGATCACAGCTCTGGGCACAGCCTCTAG TGCTGGCACTCTGCCCGTAACGTTCCGGTGTCTTGAGGAAAACCTTGGTATTGACAAGAGAGTTACACGTTTTGTGCTTCCTGTTGGAGCAACCATTAACATGGATGGAACAGCCCTCTATGAGGCTGTGGCTGCCATTTTTATTGCCCAGATGAATGGAATTGTTTTAGATCCTGGTCAAATCGTCACTGTCAG TCTCACAGCAACCCTTGCCAGTGTTGGGGCAGCTAGTATCCCCAGTGCCGGACTGGTCACCATGTTGCTCATTCTGACGGCTGTTGGACTTCCTACCCAAGACATCAGTCTGCTGGTGGCTGTTGACTGGCTTCT GGATCGTTTCCGTACCTCAGTGAATGTAGTTGGAGACTCATATGGGGCTGGCATCGTCTACCATCTGTCCAAGGCAGAGCTGGATGCTCTGGACGCCCAACATGCAAAGTCTGATGACATAGAGATGATGACCAAGACCCAGACCTACTATGATGACCTCAAAAACCATCATGAAAACAACTCCAACCAGTGCGTGTATGCTGCTCAAAATTCAGTCTTATTAGATGATTGCCAG
- the LOC128013845 gene encoding excitatory amino acid transporter 2-like isoform X1 — MPKHVEVRMHESHLEPIEARPSSKLRTICQKMCKNLLLTLTVMGVILGAVSGMLLRVASPIDDNIVMVIAFPGDILMRMLKMLILPLIISSLITGLAGLDAKSSGRLGTRAMIYYMTTTIIAAVLGVILVLLIHPGNPKLKENLGEGAKNDDVSSLDAFFDLIRNLFPENLVQACFQQIQTVVKKVEVQPDFDDTNSTDYLSNATKPPPIFKDKKSLQYKSGMNVLGIIGFFIAFGICMGKMGEKARLMIDFFNILNEIVMKLVIMIMWYSPFGIACLICGKIISIKDLEVVGRQLGMYMVTVIIGLIIHGAIFLPCIYFAIVRKNPFSFFMGIFQAWITALGTASSAGTLPVTFRCLEENLGIDKRVTRFVLPVGATINMDGTALYEAVAAIFIAQMNGIVLDPGQIVTVSLTATLASVGAASIPSAGLVTMLLILTAVGLPTQDISLLVAVDWLLDRFRTSVNVVGDSYGAGIVYHLSKAELDALDAQHAKSDDIEMMTKTQTYYDDLKNHHENNSNQCV, encoded by the exons ATGCCGAAGCACGTGGAGGTAAGGATGCATGAAAGCCACCTGGAGCCCATCGAGGCGAGGCCAAGCTCCAAATTGAGAACAATATGTCAGAAGATGTGCAAGAACCTGCTGCTCACGCTGACTGTGATGG GTGTGATTTTGGGAGCTGTTTCTGGTATGCTGCTGCGTGTTGCTTCCCCGATCGATGACAATATTGTGATGGTAATTGCCTTCCCTGGAGATATTCTAATGAGGATGCTAAAAATGCTCATCCTTCCCTTAATCATCTCCAGCTTAATCACAG GTCTAGCTGGTCTGGATGCAAAGTCAAGTGGTCGTCTGGGTACCAGAGCCATGATTTATTACATGACCACTACTATCATTGCTGCTGTGCTGGGGGTCATCCTGGTGCTCCTCATCCACCCCGGAAACCCAAAACTCAAGGAGAACCTAGGAGAAGGAGCCAAGAATGATGATGTTTCCAGTCTTGATGCCTTTTTTGACCTTATCAGAAACCTCTTCCCTGAGAACTTGGTTCAGGCTTGCTTCCAGCAG ATCCAGACCGTGGTGAAGAAGGTAGAAGTTCAACCTGATTTCGATGACACCAACAGCACTGACTATCTGTCCAATGCCACCAAACCACCCCCTATTTTCAAAGACAAGAAATCTCTTCAGTACAAGAGCGGAATGAACGTTCTGG GTATAATTGGATTCTTCATTGCTTTTGGTATTTGCATGGGCAAGATGGGAGAGAAAGCTAGGCTCATGATTGACTTCTTCAACATACTCAATGAGATTGTGATGAAGCTGGTTATCATGATCATGTG GTACTCTCCCTTTGGCATTGCCTGCTTGATCTGTGGAAAGATCATCTCTATCAAAGATCTGGAGGTGGTGGGCAGGCAGCTGGGGATGTACATGGTGACAGTTATTATTGGTCTGATCATCCATGGTGCCATATTCCTGCCATGCATCTACTTTGCAATTGTACGGAAAAATCCCTTCTCGTTCTTCATGGGCATCTTCCAGGCCTGGATCACAGCTCTGGGCACAGCCTCTAG TGCTGGCACTCTGCCCGTAACGTTCCGGTGTCTTGAGGAAAACCTTGGTATTGACAAGAGAGTTACACGTTTTGTGCTTCCTGTTGGAGCAACCATTAACATGGATGGAACAGCCCTCTATGAGGCTGTGGCTGCCATTTTTATTGCCCAGATGAATGGAATTGTTTTAGATCCTGGTCAAATCGTCACTGTCAG TCTCACAGCAACCCTTGCCAGTGTTGGGGCAGCTAGTATCCCCAGTGCCGGACTGGTCACCATGTTGCTCATTCTGACGGCTGTTGGACTTCCTACCCAAGACATCAGTCTGCTGGTGGCTGTTGACTGGCTTCT GGATCGTTTCCGTACCTCAGTGAATGTAGTTGGAGACTCATATGGGGCTGGCATCGTCTACCATCTGTCCAAGGCAGAGCTGGATGCTCTGGACGCCCAACATGCAAAGTCTGATGACATAGAGATGATGACCAAGACCCAGACCTACTATGATGACCTCAAAAACCATCATGAAAACAACTCCAACCAGTGCGT